The sequence below is a genomic window from Photobacterium atrarenae.
ACATGGCGCTGGTGCGCGTCAGTGGGCGGGAGTTCGGCTGGCAGGCCTTGTTCTCCTGTCTCTTTATTGCGGCGGCCTGGGGGGTGTATCAGCTACCCCATGGTCAGCTGGCCGGGTTTGCGCTGATCGCCTTTATTCTGATTGCCTCAGCGCTGGTGATGCCGTTTTTACTGTGGCAGTTGTTCAAAAGCCTGGGGCTGATTGTGCGTTCTGCCCGACTGCGCTGGTTCTTCTCCGATGCGGCCGCCAGCCTGAGTTACCGCGGGGTGGCCTCAATGGCCTTTATGCTGGCTCTGGCCTCGAACATCGGCATGGAAACCATGGTGGGTAGTTTTCGCAACACCACTCAGGTTTGGCTGGATCAGCGGCTGGCGGCGGATATTTATGTTCGTCCGTCAATGAATGTCGCGCCGCGTATTGCCCAGTGGCTGGAAGAGCGGGATGATGTGCGTCAGGTATGGTGGCAGTGGCGCAAATCGCTGCCGACGGATGAAGGGACGTTGCAGGTGGTCAGTATTGGCGGCACACAGCAAGAGCAGCAGGCATTGTCGATAAAGGTGGCAATTCCTGAGTACTGGCAGCAACTGCATCATCAGCGTTCGGTATTGGTGAGTGAATCGCTGGCGCTGAAGCGGGGCTGGGAGCCGGGTGATGAAATCGACTTGCCGGCACCGATGAATCAGCGCTGGCAAGTCGCCGGTGTCTATTACGATTACGGTAACCCGCATGGTCAGATCCTGATGTCGCATAAACGCTGGCAGGCCCTATGGCCGCAAAAAGGCCAGGTTGGTCTGGCGGTTCACCTGATGCCGGGCACTGACAGTCTGGATGTGATGAAGGCGATCGGTGAGCGATACCGCCTGCCGCCGGAGCGGGTGCGCAATAATGTCGAGTTGATGGCGCAGGCAATGCGGGTGTTTGATCGCACCTTTGTGATCACCGCGACCCTGGGCAAGCTGACCTTGTTTGTTGCCGTTTGTGGTCTGTTCTTTGCGACCGTCGCGGGGGAAATATCGCGCCAGCGCCAATTTGCCCTGCTGCGCTGTATGGGAATGACCGGCCGCGAGCTGGCACTGCTTGGCGGGGGACAGTTGCTGTTGATCGGGCTGCTGACGTCTGTCATTGCACTGCCGCTGGGGTTGATCCTGGCACAGTTACTGATTGATGTGGTGTTGAAATACTCATTCGGCTGGACTATGCCGGTTCAGTACTTCCCGTTTGAGTATCTGACTTCACTGGGCTCGGCTCTGGTCGTGTTGTTGGCTGCAGGCGCCTGGCCGGTGTGGCGATTGGTGAAACGTTCGGCGATCTTGTCGCTGCGGGAGGCATTCTGATGTATTGCAGAGATGTCGGATTGCGATTCATCGGCTTATGGTTAGTCGCCATGTTGTTGGGGTGTGAGCCGACTGCGCAGGAGCGGGCCAACACGGTCGAGATCCTGAGTCAGGGAGCGCAAATAGAAAACCAAGGTTTTGCAGCTGTCGTGCCCGGCAAAACCTGGCAATTTCCGCAGGATCATCTCAGTCATCCGGCGTTTAAAACCGAATGGTGGTATCTGACTGCGAACCTGACTTCGCCGGAGGGAAAAACCTTTGGCGTTCAATGGACTTTATTTCGTTTTGCCAGCCGGCGGACGTCTGAGGTGGGCTGGCATAGCCCGCAGATGTACATGGCGCATGCGGTCGTGACTGGTGAGAAGCAGCTCTGGCATGCCGAACGCTTTGCCCGGGGCGGGATCGGTCAGGCCGGCGTCGCTGGTGATCCCTTCCGTGCCTGGTTGGATAACTGGTCGTGGCGTTCAGAGAGC
It includes:
- a CDS encoding ABC transporter permease — translated: MLSPVAKALWGHYKRHPFQIVLVWLGLTLGIALLVGVMGVNQQARESYRQGEQLFSNPFPYRIRHQQPALKVPQAFYIDLRRAGFHQCVPMDQHRIVTEDNRDYEIVGVDPVAMMSSFKVQATAERQAQMLALMQPPHPIMVGEQLAYYMGVEDGQSLKLDNGKSIGPLRVVDDERIRGPRMIADMAVVRDLYPGAGLSAVLCSEMPTERLNQLAAELPPALQLEHNQSETLEPLTDAFHLNLFAMGMLAFVVGLFIFYQAMSLSLTQRQPLVGLLRQAGVSGSQLTQALLLELLGWIVLGLIGGNLLGLVLAQQLLPSVAETLNSLYGANVSLAVEWHWQWGLASLAIASFGCLMACGWPLIRLIKTQPARLSTHMALVRVSGREFGWQALFSCLFIAAAWGVYQLPHGQLAGFALIAFILIASALVMPFLLWQLFKSLGLIVRSARLRWFFSDAAASLSYRGVASMAFMLALASNIGMETMVGSFRNTTQVWLDQRLAADIYVRPSMNVAPRIAQWLEERDDVRQVWWQWRKSLPTDEGTLQVVSIGGTQQEQQALSIKVAIPEYWQQLHHQRSVLVSESLALKRGWEPGDEIDLPAPMNQRWQVAGVYYDYGNPHGQILMSHKRWQALWPQKGQVGLAVHLMPGTDSLDVMKAIGERYRLPPERVRNNVELMAQAMRVFDRTFVITATLGKLTLFVAVCGLFFATVAGEISRQRQFALLRCMGMTGRELALLGGGQLLLIGLLTSVIALPLGLILAQLLIDVVLKYSFGWTMPVQYFPFEYLTSLGSALVVLLAAGAWPVWRLVKRSAILSLREAF